A DNA window from Chloroflexi bacterium ADurb.Bin180 contains the following coding sequences:
- the dnaJ gene encoding Chaperone protein DnaJ, whose amino-acid sequence MSSKRDYYEILGVGRQASSDDIRKAYRKLAMQYHPDVNKNGDAEERIKEINEAYEVLCDEQKREMYDRFGHAGLSGGAGGFTDFTNISDIFESFFGFGSGVQRGPQQGEDLRANLTLSFEEAVFGVEKEIDVERLGTCSNCGGTGAEAGSKPTRCPECGGSGQVRRVRSSLFGSFVNVTTCPRCSGQGEVVANPCKECRGQQRVRAKKRLTVTIPPGVDDGTRVRIAGEGNAGVFGGPAGHLYVFLTVKPHSYFRRKDNDIFLNITINVAQAALGDEITVPTLDGEVPLNIPAGTQTGQTFTLRGKGVPFLRHEGRGDERVTVFVATPTNLTAAQKTMLQELAKSLGKEVTPQGEKGWFDRLREALLG is encoded by the coding sequence CAGCGACGATATCCGCAAGGCGTATCGCAAGCTGGCCATGCAGTACCACCCAGATGTCAACAAGAACGGGGATGCCGAAGAGCGGATCAAAGAGATCAACGAGGCCTATGAGGTGCTGTGTGACGAGCAGAAGCGGGAGATGTATGACCGCTTTGGCCATGCCGGCCTGAGCGGCGGAGCGGGCGGCTTTACTGATTTTACCAACATCTCGGACATCTTTGAGAGCTTTTTCGGCTTTGGCAGCGGTGTTCAGAGGGGACCTCAGCAGGGTGAGGATCTGCGTGCCAACCTGACCCTGTCCTTTGAGGAAGCGGTCTTTGGCGTAGAGAAAGAGATCGATGTTGAGCGCCTTGGCACCTGCTCCAACTGCGGCGGCACAGGGGCCGAGGCTGGCTCCAAACCGACCCGCTGCCCCGAGTGCGGCGGATCTGGCCAGGTGCGCCGGGTGAGGTCGTCGCTATTTGGGTCCTTCGTCAACGTGACTACCTGCCCGCGCTGTTCAGGCCAGGGTGAGGTCGTGGCCAATCCGTGCAAAGAGTGCCGTGGCCAGCAGCGGGTTCGCGCCAAGAAGCGCCTCACGGTGACCATTCCGCCGGGGGTTGACGATGGTACCCGGGTGCGCATTGCCGGAGAGGGAAACGCCGGAGTGTTCGGGGGCCCGGCCGGTCACCTGTATGTCTTTCTCACGGTCAAACCCCACTCCTACTTCCGGCGCAAAGACAATGACATTTTCCTGAACATCACCATCAATGTTGCTCAAGCGGCGCTGGGCGACGAGATTACGGTGCCCACGCTGGACGGTGAGGTTCCGCTGAATATCCCCGCCGGCACGCAGACCGGCCAGACCTTTACCCTCAGAGGCAAGGGGGTGCCGTTCCTGCGCCATGAAGGACGTGGCGACGAACGGGTAACGGTTTTTGTGGCTACACCGACCAACCTGACCGCGGCGCAGAAAACGATGCTGCAAGAGCTGGCCAAGAGCCTGGGCAAAGAAGTGACCCCACAGGGCGAAAAGGGCTGGTTCGACCGCTTGCGGGAGGCCCTGCTTGGCTAG
- the prmA gene encoding Ribosomal protein L11 methyltransferase → MKLIQIAVQVDGEAAEAVSAVFNRYGKGGAVLEEVWNELARAPTVRIKAFLTPDEGCALGRIEEALWHLGQLYPISPPEVRWLEEHEWADAWKSGYKTLRIGRRIVVKPSWLEHQPGPDELLIELDPGMAFGTGLHPSTQLAVLGTEKMMRTGDRVLDVGTGSGILAILAARLGASQVVGLDIEPLAVDVARQNIERNGVRNLVEVRLASLLPERASACGRELELFDTSGRWQGAFDLVLMNILADVIRRSARAIVDCLNSEGRFVVSGIIESQEEPTRKALREAGLQVTARHKRKDWVALYGRKAGKGRAR, encoded by the coding sequence ATGAAGCTGATCCAGATAGCCGTCCAGGTCGATGGCGAAGCCGCCGAAGCCGTCAGCGCGGTGTTCAACCGCTACGGCAAAGGCGGCGCAGTGCTGGAAGAAGTATGGAATGAACTCGCCCGCGCTCCCACTGTGCGCATCAAGGCATTTCTGACGCCTGATGAGGGTTGTGCGCTCGGTCGCATCGAAGAGGCACTATGGCACTTGGGCCAGCTCTACCCGATCAGTCCGCCAGAAGTCCGGTGGCTGGAGGAGCATGAGTGGGCCGATGCCTGGAAGTCAGGCTACAAGACGCTCAGGATCGGCCGCCGCATCGTGGTCAAGCCCTCCTGGCTGGAACACCAGCCAGGCCCGGATGAACTGCTCATCGAGCTGGACCCCGGCATGGCCTTTGGCACGGGGTTGCATCCATCGACCCAACTGGCCGTGCTGGGCACGGAAAAGATGATGCGCACTGGAGACCGTGTGCTGGATGTCGGCACCGGCTCGGGCATTCTGGCCATTCTGGCGGCCAGGCTCGGCGCGAGCCAGGTGGTTGGGCTGGACATTGAGCCACTGGCGGTGGACGTCGCGCGGCAGAACATCGAGCGCAACGGCGTACGGAACCTCGTTGAGGTGCGCCTGGCGTCGTTGCTGCCCGAGAGGGCAAGCGCATGCGGCCGTGAACTAGAGCTCTTTGACACCTCTGGCAGATGGCAGGGCGCGTTCGACCTGGTGCTGATGAACATCTTGGCGGACGTGATTCGCCGCTCCGCCAGAGCCATCGTTGACTGCTTGAACAGCGAGGGACGCTTTGTTGTGTCAGGGATCATCGAATCGCAGGAAGAGCCTACGCGCAAAGCGCTGCGTGAGGCAGGGCTCCAAGTGACAGCACGGCACAAGCGAAAGGACTGGGTTGCACTCTATGGCCGCAAGGCCGGCAAGGGGAGGGCGAGGTGA
- the rsmE gene encoding Ribosomal RNA small subunit methyltransferase E, with protein MTHRFFIPAGWIQQDQVGIQGSVVHQMRDVLRMASGDTIIVLDDSGWEYVVRLTAVEHDLVTGVVQSKTLSRTEPRTKIALYQSLLKGDKFEWVLQKGTELGVVEFNPMVSDRCVMGSVDDVSKAKVERWQRIVLEAAEQSERARLPRVQPPVLFAQACEKARRADLALLFWEEETKRTLRSMLDTPADTAILTRGKTEILRRPFSISIFVGPEGGFAGREADLARRYGIAPVSLGPRILRADTAALAAVTAILYQYEDM; from the coding sequence GTGACCCACCGCTTCTTCATCCCTGCAGGCTGGATTCAGCAGGATCAGGTCGGGATCCAGGGTTCGGTGGTGCATCAGATGCGCGACGTGCTGCGAATGGCGAGCGGTGACACCATCATTGTGCTCGATGACTCCGGCTGGGAGTACGTGGTCCGGCTGACGGCGGTGGAGCACGACTTGGTGACGGGTGTCGTCCAGAGCAAGACACTGTCACGCACCGAGCCGCGCACCAAGATCGCCCTGTACCAGAGCCTGTTGAAAGGCGACAAGTTCGAATGGGTGCTGCAAAAGGGCACCGAGCTGGGCGTGGTCGAGTTCAACCCGATGGTTTCGGACCGCTGCGTGATGGGCAGCGTGGACGATGTCAGCAAAGCCAAGGTGGAGCGGTGGCAGCGCATTGTGCTGGAGGCGGCGGAGCAATCAGAGCGGGCCAGGCTGCCAAGAGTGCAGCCGCCGGTCCTGTTCGCTCAGGCCTGCGAAAAGGCACGTCGGGCGGACCTGGCACTGCTATTCTGGGAAGAAGAAACCAAGCGGACCCTGCGCTCGATGCTGGACACACCTGCCGACACGGCCATTTTAACGCGCGGCAAGACCGAGATTCTGCGACGGCCCTTTTCGATCAGCATCTTTGTCGGACCGGAAGGGGGATTCGCCGGCCGAGAGGCCGACCTGGCGAGACGCTACGGCATAGCTCCGGTTAGCCTGGGTCCACGCATTCTGCGGGCAGACACGGCTGCTCTGGCAGCAGTTACCGCGATCCTGTATCAGTATGAAGACATGTAG
- the dinG gene encoding putative ATP-dependent helicase DinG, whose product MGLHLVALDIETTGLDPERDSITEIGAIKFQLKDGAQVVDTFSTLVNPLRPIPFKIQKLTGISNEEVQDAPRLTAVIPRLAGFVGDATVVGHNVGFEASFLRRHGVLVQNPLVDTFELARILLPRLATYNLFALTDQLGIPLVDHHRALPDATAAKDVFVALMEQGRALDLAVLQEINRTAARSDWPLKQVFLDLERARVKTAFTSSIREQLRAKGYLDDAALGLVLDRKEQAEPLAPTEELVPVDEEKLVEILSPGGLLSEHLKGYEHRPQQVELLRRVVQAFNDGGQLLAEAGTGIGKSLAYLLPAIHFAVQNGRPVVVSTNTINLQDQLYHKDLPDLQAILPDKFRATVLKGRNNYLCLRRLALLRRSESLSPEAVQVLAKVLVWLPVTETGDSAELSLRETEQGVWREIQAEQETCLGDRCPHMRKGRCFLYRARREAEAAHIIVVNHALLLSDVMVSNRVLPEYKHLIIDEAHHLEARATEQLGFAVNHGQAVGLLTALSQTGPAGQARGFLHSIPQHFRGSKVSADVQKQVGDYVNKLTPSVEQAQHTMDAFFSGLREFVDQSLVTEAGGSPGAAGGRGSGENYDRHVELTRGVRNQPGWTEIEVAAEELSNDLSKVEQGLRGLHSGFSNLDDQNVLEYDDLMQDLWARLEHLRQAREQLTAIVSEPAPSGIYWMSIAARDGQITLHSAPLHVGPLLEKNIYQKLQTVVLTSATLRTAMEFNYIRERLGLEDADEFAVDSPFDYENSTLLYLATDIPEPAQPNYQKSVASTIIELCLATSGRTLVLFTSHSQLQATYYAVTRPLEEANIVVFGQGLDGSRRQLLENFKSTPRSVLMGTRSFWEGIDVVGPALSCLVIPRLPFSVPSDPVFAARSRTFDDPFGQYAVPEAVLRFRQGFGRLIRSYSDRGVVVVLDKRVLSKNYGGSFLDSLPGCTVYRGRVGEIPAKAAAWIDSR is encoded by the coding sequence ATGGGCCTGCATTTAGTAGCCCTGGACATCGAGACGACCGGACTAGATCCCGAGCGGGACTCAATCACTGAAATCGGGGCTATCAAGTTCCAGCTCAAGGACGGTGCCCAGGTCGTTGATACCTTCTCGACCCTGGTCAACCCGCTGCGGCCGATCCCCTTCAAGATTCAAAAGCTCACCGGCATCAGCAACGAAGAGGTGCAAGACGCTCCTCGGCTGACGGCGGTGATCCCCCGCCTGGCCGGCTTTGTCGGCGATGCGACTGTTGTCGGCCACAACGTAGGGTTTGAGGCCTCTTTCCTGCGCCGCCACGGAGTGCTGGTGCAGAACCCCCTGGTGGACACCTTTGAGCTGGCGCGGATACTTCTGCCGCGCCTGGCCACTTACAACCTCTTTGCGCTGACCGACCAGCTTGGTATCCCTCTGGTTGACCACCACCGCGCCCTGCCTGACGCGACGGCGGCCAAGGATGTCTTTGTGGCTCTGATGGAACAGGGCCGCGCTTTGGACCTGGCCGTGCTTCAGGAGATCAACCGGACCGCTGCCCGGTCCGACTGGCCGCTCAAACAGGTCTTTCTCGACCTCGAGCGGGCGCGAGTCAAGACGGCCTTTACCAGCAGCATCCGCGAGCAGCTCAGGGCGAAAGGCTATCTCGATGACGCTGCTCTGGGGCTGGTGCTGGACCGCAAGGAGCAGGCCGAGCCGCTTGCACCCACCGAGGAGCTGGTGCCAGTCGATGAGGAGAAGCTGGTTGAGATCCTCTCGCCGGGTGGTTTGCTGTCAGAGCACTTGAAGGGTTATGAGCACAGGCCGCAGCAAGTCGAGCTGCTGCGACGTGTGGTGCAGGCATTCAACGATGGTGGTCAGCTTCTGGCCGAGGCTGGAACGGGGATCGGCAAATCGCTGGCTTACCTGCTCCCCGCCATTCACTTTGCAGTGCAGAATGGCCGCCCGGTGGTTGTCTCGACGAATACCATCAACCTGCAGGACCAGCTCTACCACAAGGACCTCCCCGACCTGCAAGCCATCCTCCCAGACAAGTTCCGTGCAACCGTGCTTAAAGGCCGGAACAACTATCTCTGTCTGCGCCGCCTGGCCCTGTTGCGGAGAAGCGAATCGCTATCGCCGGAGGCGGTGCAGGTACTGGCCAAGGTACTGGTGTGGCTGCCGGTGACCGAGACCGGAGATTCGGCCGAGTTGTCGCTGCGCGAGACAGAGCAGGGCGTCTGGCGCGAGATTCAGGCGGAACAGGAGACTTGCCTTGGCGACCGCTGCCCGCACATGCGCAAAGGGCGCTGCTTCCTGTATCGGGCCCGCCGCGAGGCTGAAGCGGCGCACATTATCGTCGTTAACCATGCACTGCTCCTGTCGGACGTGATGGTATCGAATCGAGTGCTGCCAGAGTACAAGCACCTGATCATAGACGAGGCCCACCATCTGGAGGCGCGGGCCACGGAGCAACTGGGATTCGCGGTGAACCACGGCCAGGCAGTCGGCCTGCTGACCGCTCTGTCGCAGACTGGCCCGGCGGGACAGGCGCGGGGCTTTCTGCACAGCATTCCGCAGCACTTTCGGGGCAGCAAGGTGAGTGCAGACGTGCAGAAGCAGGTGGGCGACTATGTGAACAAGTTGACCCCGTCGGTTGAGCAGGCACAGCACACCATGGACGCCTTTTTCTCAGGACTGAGGGAGTTTGTAGATCAGTCGCTGGTTACCGAGGCGGGCGGATCTCCCGGTGCGGCTGGCGGCCGCGGCTCCGGGGAGAACTATGACCGGCACGTCGAGTTGACCCGAGGGGTGCGCAATCAACCCGGATGGACCGAAATCGAAGTGGCAGCCGAGGAGCTGAGCAACGACCTGTCGAAAGTAGAGCAAGGGTTGCGGGGCCTGCACAGCGGCTTTTCCAACCTGGACGATCAGAACGTGCTCGAGTACGACGACCTGATGCAGGACCTGTGGGCACGGCTGGAGCACCTTCGCCAGGCGCGAGAACAGCTCACCGCAATTGTCAGTGAACCTGCGCCATCCGGTATCTATTGGATGAGCATAGCGGCGCGCGATGGCCAGATCACGCTGCACTCTGCGCCCCTTCACGTAGGGCCGCTGCTGGAGAAGAACATCTACCAGAAGCTGCAGACCGTGGTTCTGACCTCGGCCACTCTGCGCACGGCGATGGAGTTCAACTATATCCGCGAGCGGCTGGGTCTGGAGGATGCGGACGAGTTTGCCGTGGACTCGCCCTTTGACTATGAGAACTCGACGCTCCTCTATCTGGCGACGGACATCCCGGAGCCGGCGCAGCCCAACTACCAGAAATCGGTCGCCAGTACCATCATTGAGCTATGCCTGGCCACATCAGGCAGGACGCTGGTGCTATTCACCTCTCACAGCCAACTGCAGGCAACGTACTATGCAGTTACCAGGCCGCTGGAAGAAGCGAATATCGTCGTATTTGGACAGGGGCTCGACGGGTCACGTCGGCAATTGCTGGAGAATTTCAAGTCGACTCCCAGGTCTGTGCTCATGGGAACGCGCAGTTTCTGGGAGGGCATTGACGTCGTTGGTCCGGCGCTGAGCTGCCTGGTGATTCCGCGGTTGCCCTTTTCCGTGCCCTCCGACCCGGTCTTTGCTGCTCGTTCGAGGACTTTTGACGACCCATTCGGACAGTACGCGGTGCCAGAGGCCGTGCTGCGGTTCCGGCAGGGTTTTGGCCGGCTGATCCGCAGCTACAGCGACCGGGGAGTCGTGGTGGTGCTCGACAAGAGGGTGTTGAGCAAGAACTATGGCGGGTCGTTCCTGGATTCGCTGCCGGGATGCACGGTGTACCGTGGTCGGGTTGGCGAGATACCCGCCAAAGCGGCTGCCTGGATCGATTCCAGGTGA